The segment TTAGCTACGCTTTTAGGTGCATGCACATTGAGGCCCTTATATAAAGATTGTAATTATTATGTACAGTGTTATCTGTGTGGactgtttgctgttgttgttgttctttcacGGAAAATGTCCTATGACACCAGACAGGAAGGAAGACGACTGAAATATACCATGTGGGAGGGTTTATCTCAGCTCTACATCAGTTTAACAGTTAGATCAGCAACCGATAAAAGTTATTTCACACATAATCTACAGAAAATGCAAATCCTTTTCATGGCTCTTTTTGTATTCAAAAGAAGGTATGTCCACTAAATGTGGTCTTCCAATGTAGTTTCCACTGGGAAacattctgcacacacacacacacacacacacacacacacacacacacacacacacacacacacacacacacacacacacaggtgagctgTATCTGCCTCTGCGCTGCAGCGTATTTTAAACGGGTGTTTCTCGTCTGATAAGTGGAATCTTCCTGCTCGCTGATATGGTGACTAATGTATAGAGTTAGACGCCCCCTGGCTCAGAGGCAACATGCTGGAAATAGGCCATTAGAAGTTAATGCAGCATGAGCATTATCACAAGCCCTATGGAGGTAAAAAACAATTGTTAAGTGATTCATTAAATCAGTGGAGGAGTATCGGCTGATGGACATATTGGGATCTTTGTTTGCCAATATGCAccaatattaaaatgtttattttacagtttacatatttgtttttattttataatttaagtTCAATAAatgtggttgtatttgtgtttttttactgtcaaTTATCAAGCCTCAATTTCTTTGGCACAAGGgtttgatcatttcattttaggaataatagatatattttttatttgaatgtatatAATCGgtattgaaaatacatttttatttgccaCAGAGGTCACATATCAGAGCCCTAGATCTTTACTTAAATGAATTTCCGCAGTTCTTGACACCTGTGGTTTTCCTgctatgacattttaaatgtcagttaTTTAGACTGCATGTAGACAACACTCAAAGACAGTTATCTGAGTAACTGATCTTTCTTTTGCACAACTTCTTTTGTAACATGGTGAAATTATAGATCTCAGAGATACAATGCGAAGGATTTTCCTTTTCATAATTTTAAACAAAAGGATAAATGCTTAGCAAACCATGTGAGTATCACAGTTTCACTGTTCTTCAGATAAAAAAATCCTCTGACAGTTGACTATAATATGTTGTGATGAAGAAAGGATGACGTGCTTTGAAGAAAAGTGACAGCCACAGGAAAGCATTAATGACAGGTTTTCAATTTATCCAGATTTAGAGTTATATTGAAaatgtgcagcagacagagacaggaagtgacctatttactccgctgcggagatcacgtgattttattgacaacacacaaacaccggtGTCGGTTCTTATCAGCAccaactctcttgacatcttcgtccgTGTCCTCTGGTGTGTCTGCTGTATCCCGAGATCAGACAGCCAACCCTCTGAtaagtggacaacccgctctacccctgagccacagccgctccCTAGTAAGGGTGTAGCTGTAAATGACCTCAGGATTAGGTTTTATTGTAAAATTTAGAATCTGgcttaaaaaacatgtttgtgtgttttttaacagcctctctctttctctgattTCAGGATCATTCACGAGGATGGATACTCAGAAGATGAGTGTAAGCAGTACAGAGCGGTGGTCTACAGCAACACAATCCAGTCCATTATGGCCATCATCAAAGCCATGGCAAACCTCAAGATTGACTATGAGGAAGCTTCCAGAGCGGTAGGTCTCTAACAGTAAAGTAGACACTGAAATGCATAAACATTAACCATGGTCACCCTCTGAAGAACCAGGATGTGAATACCATGTCCAGCGTGTCCGCAGCTCTCTGTGGACACAGAAAGTCTGACCAAGCTTAAAAGCACAAGGAGAATACTGCACTAAACTTATACATTCAAAACTACAATTTAATCTTACTATCGGTTAAAGATTATAAACTTTAAACACTGACTCAAAATCAGTGAAGTACTCcatattttgtaataataaaatgtgttcagGTCCATTACTTCTGAACATTGTAAGAAACAAGGAGAATATTGCCAACGTGGAAACAAACTTCTTCCTTCAGTGTTGCGCTGATCAGCTTTGTCTCATGTAGATATATAATTAGTTTTTCAAGCTTCCTACTGTTATCACTgcatatgcgtgtgtgtgagtttattgGTGTCTTTCTTTCCTTGCCAGGATGATGCTCGCCAACTGTTTGCCCTgtcagcagcagcggaggagcaGGGCATGCTGCCTGACGACCTGGCCAACGTCATCCAACGACTGTGGGCCGACAGCGGCGTCCAGGGCTGCTTCACACGGGCCCGAGAGTACCAGCTCAACGACTCCGCAGCATAGTGAGTGCtttaataacacaaaataacatcAAGATCCTGCTGTGGATTATTGTGTGTCAACATAAAACACTGCACACAGCTGTGCTAGGGTCTAAAGTCATATCAACGTCCCTTTATTACCTTTGGAGCCGAGTCTGCTGTGTTGTAAGTTGACACCGGGGCGTGTGATGCAGAAAGGAGCATGAGATGTGTGATAACAAATATGatcaaaaataataactgcAATCATTGTTTCCCACCTCATCAAATGTTGTTTAAGAGTAAAACAATGTTAACATTACTTGGAATACTTAATATTTAGGGTTAGCTACTCAACAGTTGAATTCTCTGTGTGCATTCAAAGTGTCATGTCGGAGCTAAACACATATAATCACTtgatacaacacaaacactagCTTGTTAAAATGTTATGCAGATCTGCACTTTCCCTGCTAACGGGACTTGAGTAATGTCATGACACTTTACTCCACTCtaatggagaaaacatttagCGTACAGTTGAATAAATTATTATCGTTCACAAAGAAGCTTAGCTTTAATATACTTTCAACTTCCTCCagaatattttttcattgttaCTTTTCATCTCTTCTATCTCGTGcacatcttcctctcctctctgcttcgaACGTTTTCTCCGTGCTGGATTGTGTCTCTGTCATTTCTCACGTCGTTAATATGTCAACATACtacttttctctgcctcctcacaTTAACCAGTGAGGAGAAATCCACAGAGAGCGGCTACAGTCATTAATAGAGAGGACGTTACTGTTTTGTTTAACCGCTGGCTTTTACTTTTGAGAGCTGTCGTGCTGCTAATCTGCAGCAATGTGGCTGCCGTCAGCCGCAGGTTGTTAATTACCTCAATTACTCTCTTCTCTGAGTGCTGCATTTGTTGGCCGTGCTTTTTTTCTAATGCACCAGTATAATAACAGGGAGAGAATGAGGTAATTGTGAGCGGCTGCTgatgagaggaggtgagagctGGGGATCACTCTGATATCCGACAGGCTCGCCATCGTCCACTGCTCACAAACAGCGGCAGGACGTAACTGCTCTTAATGTTTAATACACAAGGTCTTTGACAATACGATGACACCTCCAGGTTGTGCTACAAACTGTCAGGTGCGTGTTTCTCGAATCATTACTTTGCAGTCAAGGCGGCTTTTTATTTCCAAGGGGAGCgatattgttgtgtttgttttcagccacTATAATCACAACATCCTCTCTGCTCGTGTTAAAGCCGAGGGGACCCGGTGGAAGCAGGCGACGCACAGTGTTCCATCACGGCTTTGTGGGGCGCTGAGCGAGTCGGCCGCTATAACCGAAGAATAAACGAGCCTGGCACTGGACTATAATCCATGTGTGAGCACAAGCtgagagccagagagaggaagggcGAGATAAAGATAGAGTGAGAAGGCACAACTCACATTAACAGAGATCTCTCCCCTCATTCTCTAGGTTTGATAGAGACGTGCACTGTACACTCTGAAAATGATGGATCCCGCTGACATTATTTAAGGAAACATACCAAACcttttcacgtgtgtgtgtgtgtgtataaaaagaaaattgattCTTTGTATGCAACAATATTAACTGGCCATGGCTTGCACACGTCTACTCTGGTTTCTCACTACCTGTTGGGTACATGCTGTCTCCAGTGGACTGACGGGTTTGTAGTCGACCTTCACTttctcacttcttctttttagAGTGTAAGCTGTCAAAATTCAATTAATCGTCAAGGCTTATAAAGCCGACGGCCAAATCAAGCAGAGTCGTAGAATCTGATGTGTGGAGTGGGCGACAAAAGCAGCCTaaatctccttctctctgtgggGAGAGGGATTATGATTACACTGGCTCGAAGTAGTGATGTGAAGGCTCTGATATCTACACTGTGTGGCTTGAGTGGGATTACACTCAGCACCAACACTTTGTTACACAACAGACTTTTTATCCAGTTGATTATGTTGAAAAATATGGTCAAAAgctctcattgtctttccaactCCAAAATCTTCAttggcgtcttctacgtgtatggcaccgctttttcatcccgagatatttttgtttttttgtttttttcagtttagcaTCCGTCACGTGTGAAAAACATTATCAACTCacccactcgctctctgtgagTTTTCCTGccgtattctcacatgggctcactctgacacttACTTACTAGGAGGTTGGCAGAAAAacttctggaaaatgtccggagcaactgactcagacatttgttttctcacatccaGCTTCTTCCCTTATTGCAGGAGaacattgtattattattgtattaatattttacaaCTGAATAGGTTCCTGTGTTCTGCCTGTCCACTccactgttttctgtctccaaAGCCACATTAGGTGATTTAAGTATTTTGCTCATGAGCATTTGAACTCTCTACTCAGCATGATTTAGTGATTACATCATCAACCATATTACATAAATCTGTGGTTGTCGACAAGGATCACTAATAAAATTACACACTGCTACTACCAGAACGGCCGCTCTTCACGTGTTTCCACTGGCAGAAGTTTCTGAGGATAATTCTAGTCGTTAAACAAATACACCGACTCATTAACTGCATCACAATAACTAATTATTTACGacttaatatttcaaaatgagaTAGAGTGGTGATTTTAATCTAAGAGGAAACAGGGTGGCTGTGTGAGCTGTCATGGAGTCAGCAGAGGTAAATAAACAGTCTTGTGATGCTCTATGACTCGGACTCCCCATGTAATGTGATTATAAACTGACAGTGCTGAGGCGACGCAGAGCGCCGTCATCCGAGCGCTTCCAGTGTGAAGGAACAGTTGAGACTTTGCCCCTGAGGCGACCTTCCCTCGCACCTTATCTTAACAACAACTGCAGCTTAAGATCTTTTCCCCCTGTGAGACTAGAGGACAACAGAGTTAATTTTATACTTATGTGTTATGTTTGTGTCGTTCCATCAGTTACCTAAATGACCTGGAGAGGATAGGCAAGACAGATTACATCCCCACGCAGCAGGACGTGCTGCGGACTCGGGTCAAGACCACTGGCATCGTGGAAACACATTTCACCTTCAAGGACCTGCACTTCAAGTAAGACGTCTCCTCTTCCCGGTGTTTCCCAGCTGCTTACGCTTAATTTCAGAAACACAACTCGTGTTATTAGAGGTCCAATCACCACATCTGCTCACACTGTGCAGCTCACACTTTAATTCCACCTACAAAAGTCCACAACTGACTAATTCACTCACTTAAATTACCCAAGTGTCCCTAACCCGACCAAGTGCTGGATAAAATAACCAACACTTTCCCTGCATGTAGCAACCACCTCCGCTCATATGTTTAAtagtgaagctgctgtttagACATATAGAAACTAAAGTGATGAGTGTGGATGAGGACGAGGTCaggctcagctcagctcagcaggGGGCAGATGATCAGAAGCCTGATCATTTAATCAGGCTTCTGATCATCTGCTGAAATTCATCATCGGGTTTGAAGTGTCCCACGTAAGGATGTACacaattaatgtgtttttaaatgcatcacTGTGTTTCAAGTTAATGTCACACAGACGTTGAAATCATTAAAATCTCAaatattataatgaaaaaaTGGCTGCTCATGCTGTTGCCTTGTATTTCTCTATGATAACAATACTTGAAAATGATGGTAATTGTAGAATTTTGCCATCTAAGATTATCTGAGGAAAATTGATCGGTGCGTGTGCACATATTTATAAATTTACTTAAGTTGTTACATGTATGTAACTTTCCCTTTTTGgaaagtcaataaaataaattctttGTTGCTACACATCAGCCTCTGTATCAGCAGCTGAGCTTGAGTTGCATTTACTCTAAACAGCTCATTCTGCCCCTGCATAAGTGTAACAACAGGAACTTCTACTGTAAAGTTTTTACAGCAGGATTATAATCATcagtaactttaaaaaatgtatttgggaATACAACCTCTAATTATTATAACCCACTTGATATGTTTCTCACAGTGGaaatgttgtgtctttgtgttcatgtgctaGTAACAGTGTTtaaacattgttaaaataaaatctgatggTTGTAGCCccctccagacacacacagacacacacatatctgaTGGGCACAATAGCCATAACTAATGCtttgaaaacagcagaggaaatTGTTTGGAAAAATATCCAAGATATTTATTGAAAAAAGCTTTCACTCAGACTTCACTCTAAGTTCATTACATGAGTCGgtagaaatgaaaatgtttaataaaaaatctATTGAGTCTGCATGTTGTATTAGTCTCCTAATTACCTCttgatatatttaatttctttgtgGGAGACATAAACCACATCCGACCAGCATATGTTTACCTCCAGCAGTCTCTTCAGCTCTGTGCAGCTGTGATGTGTCTCACTTACGTAAGCAGCTCTGGATCACAGTGTAGAAGTAAACAGTCTGATCTGTGTCACTGTTCTAATGAGCTCTGCTTACTCAGCCCAAAGCTGCGCTGTCCGTGAGAATCGAGGTTTGTCTCTAATGAACCAAATTCTCTGAAATGCTCGGCAGGAAGAAAGAAGGGGTCATGAAAAAAGTGTCACTGCTGGTGACGCTCTAAGTATCAGATGGAGATAATGTTCAGTCTGGCTGCAGCTGGATTGGGCTCGTCCATCTAGGTTTCCTCCCTCTTCATGAATAAGTCACATAGGATCTGAGTGAAAGCCCTGTCGCCGCCATGTCTTAAGCCCGCCTGTTACCACAGCAACTGCAGTGCACTAAAATGCAAGCAGATGCCAGGAAAGTGATGAGACCTGTGCAGCGAGCTCCCTGCCCAGaagagaggaagcagcagagatgtATTCACAGGAaacgggggagagagagagcacacatTTCCTTGAAGCTGCTTGGCATGGCTGTCATATTGAAAAAGTGTTTTCCTCCTGTGCATACTCCCATCCGCCCTCTCTCATAAaaactgcgtgtgtgtgtgtgtgcaggatgtTTGATGTTGGTGGCCAGCGGTCAGAAAGGAAGAAGTGGATCCACTGCTTCGAGGGAGTCACAGCCATTATCTTCTGCGTCGCCATGAGTGCTTACGACCTGGTCCTGGCCGAGGATGAGGAGATGGTGACTTAAgctgcttcttctcttttcaatttcaaatcaaTAGCTTCACAATCACTTCCCAGCCGAGCTCCGTTCCCAGGATAATTCCCACATGGGGAGGGAGTTTGGCGTCTGAGCAAACTCATTTCCTTTATGTGCCCTAGTTGTGCTGTTTGAtaatctcttcatctctgttcATTTGTGCGCGTCCCACCCAGAACCGGATGCACGAGAGCATGAAGCTGTTTGACTCCATCTGCAACAACAAGTGGTTCACGGAGACGTCCATCATCCTGTTCCTCAACAAGAAGGATCTGTTCGAGGAGAAGATTGCCCACAGCCCTCTGACCATCTGTTTCCCTGAGTACACTGGTACAGTATCTCAATTCAAAGGCTCAATTCGCAAAGAGGCCGTAGCTGTCTGATTTACAAAGCTTCCGTTCATGTTGGTGTTTTTACAACCACTTCATTGATTGAAAAAGCAATTTTCAGCCTGAGAAATCTCAAATTAAACCTTaaaatttcttttttaaactcaaGGGAAATATTCTGTTAAACGGCTGTGATACTTACGTTTGTTACCAGTTCTTTGTTCCTGAAATCACAAATATTATGTCTAGTCTCTGTTGGTGCGTCATGTATTAGAAGAATAGactctgtataaagatggatggctctacttcctcctgttgtacaaatgtgaagctgaaacacagaggtcccgccgatacactTGCTTGACCAATTAcatgtcagtctcagctgtcattgTGGCCcaattttatagcatcaaaaaacgtattaaaaccaaacttaccaatTAAACATATACCTTTGTGATGAAACTAACTTAGATGGCAGGAACCTTCTTTTTCACGTCAACATCTATTTGATGTGTATTATGACTAGTTTGATCCAAGTCCCATCCACTATTATGGACAAGGTGGGATTTATAACCTGTCTGGCCACCAGGAGGGATCAAGACGATAGGTCTTCACTCCTGATCCACAGTCTGTGATTAGCAGCATCAAAGTGACAGAGTTAAGCttgtttaaaaacattcagCAACAGAGATTCAGCAACCTGATTCAAAAGCTTTAAAATCTTTTGAATcatgaaacaaacaatattttttcaTCCAGATGATCAGAAGAGTCTTTGAGGATTTTGGAAATACTTGTTgttaaaaattgtgtttttaaaacattgctGGATAATAGTTTGTTCAGTGAAAATTGtggctttttatttgttttcatcgcTTTCATTCATCGGGctcttttcacttcttttttccctctcaggtCCTAACAAGTACGAGGAGGCCCAGGCTTACATCCAGACCAAATTCGAGGACCTGAACAAGAAGAAGGACACCAAGGAAATCTACACCCACTTCACCTGCGCCACCGACACCAAgaacgtgcagtttgtgttcgACGCCGTCACCGACGTCATCATCAAGAACAACCTGAAGGACTGTGGCCTCTTCTAATAACACATCTGAGAAAGTCAAGGTGCGCTCAGAGAAAATACTCTGACAGAGAATCAGTTCTCTAACAAGTCACAAAACGGATCTCGTGTTAAAATGACTgacttgtttgtgtcttttttgtgtttcattagATTACTTGAACAGTTCTAACAACCACGAcgggggaaacacacacacacatcatgaatGACTGCACTGGCCAACCACGATTCCTGCTTTGATCTGCTTTTTATAAAAACACCTAAGAGACTGATAACTCGACGGGCCTCGCAGAATTTCAACAGTTGCTGATTCAGTCCCTCGTATCGTTAACTCTTTGGGCTATGACCACAGAAAAGAATCAacgtttgttttgtattttttgttcttttttgttttttttcttctttatttttaattactAGAGGAGGCAAAGGAAaacttttttatataaatgaattcattttacttttagaGATTCTGATGTGCAAATTATTAAACTTTTAATCACATGAAGCTTATTTTTTAAGACATGAAGTACAGGCATGGACAGAAGATATGATTGATAGAggaaaagtgctttttttttttattatgtttacaTAAGTTCATCATTCATAGCCAGACCGCATATTGTTCTGCATGACTCAACATGGCAAATAGTAGCTCTGTAATCTGCACAAATTATCTAAcattcctacaaaataaaataaaaaataaaaaagttaaaaacaaaaaaaaacatggcttcACATGCAGGCAGAAATGAAATCCTAACTGATATTTAAAGTATGTGTGTACCTAACattctttcacttttttataGTACCATTACCATGTCTGTTGCAGTATGTTTGTGCCTTGACTTCTGTTTACAACCGAATCCTAGATATGCTTTCAGTACCGTCTGACCAACTGTGCGCCGATAccgtttctttttgtttctctgcctAGCACCCTCTGAATATATAGTGATTATTAATGACAGACGAAAATctaattcagaaaaaaaaggttagTGTTTTCTTggtaaatattaaaatgctttaaaagtcctatatgatttaatttaaataaaagtagaGATCACCTGACTGCTGTACACTTGTTCTTCCTCTGCTTTGGTGCtctatgtttttattgcagCGTTGTTTATCTTTTTGTGTTGCAACACACTGACAGTCTCACAcattagtttgtgttgttgttacgCAGGGGGATTAGATTGCACACACAACTACAATGTTGTTACAGGGGGTTCAGAACTTTCCAAATACAAAAGGGTATTATTATGCTCATAAGGAGTCTGACAGTTTTATACCATTTAAGTAAATAGATGTGATCGGTGGATCATTCAGCCGCAGAGGCTGGAGAGTGAGCAGATTTCAGCCATTACATCCTCAGCCGTGCAGGAAGGAACACGTCAAATAAACAGCCCTGGTGTTTGGTCACAATAATAAAAGATGTAATTCACTTGAATGTCAGTTGCACGTTGTTTGGAGGCTGTTCTCAAACACAAGTAGAAAACTGTGATGAGTTCCTCCTCTCAAGTTCACCTCAGGTGAAGCTTTTTCTTAAAAGGTCATTGTCACTGGTGTTTGAGCctaaacaacaacatgaatcTAAAATTGCAAAGGAGCCAGTGTCCATTTACTTTTCCAaacactcaaataataacaatcattATGTATAGCAGTATTTACGATGCTCAAAAACACTTACCATGGGTTACAAAAACAGAAGGCGAATAAAAGCAAACTACTAGacatataaaatacattaaaatacattaatcaCACAATACCAGCGGTTCTAACATTTAACCACTCTAATACAAACACAGGTGTAACTTCATCAAAAATTgctaaaatgtttatttagatAATTCAGTTTTATCATCTCAACACAAGTCAACTTAAACCATTACTTTCTTCTGAAGACGTTTTTAGACGAGCTGGGGGCGCCATCTAGTGGACACTTCAATTACAACGCATCAGTTACTTGGTAAAGCCTCATTTTAGCTCTGTTAACTTCAACCAAGTGGGTAAGTTACAGGACAGTACAATGTAAACAAAGAGTAAGGAAACTCTGATTTTACCAACATATGAATTAGAACTGCTGCTGTATCTGCAGTTCTTCTGTTAAATGAGCAActgctgtgtgtcagtgactCTGAGGAGCAAACTGCCGTCACTGCTACTGACTTCTGTCAGTGCAGCTGCTTCCAGAGTCTTTCCCACCTCAGTGGTCAGGGACAAAGACCGAGGGACACCATCAGTGAATTacacaaacaatcaaactgGAATTCTATCAGATCAAGTTTAATGTTTTGATCAGGAGAATGGAAGGAAGGGGAGCAGCTGACTAACTACACTGAATGAGCCCAACCTCTCTAAGTGTATAATGTTATCTGCAGAAACATCTGTTAACAACTTACATCAAAATAGCTTAATGTCATTACCTAATGAATGAAGTTTATTGAGCCGTTGTGTTCACAGGACAGTGAATATGCCTGAGAACATTTGTTgagggtaacacacacacacacacacaaacacacacacaggtctgcgcctctatccttattaggactttgtgAACAGCCTAATCAAAATGTTATCCCTAAATTTCACCATGAGCAGTTCATGCCTCACCCCAACCTTAACCTCACCATAGTTCACCTCTTACCACTAACATTGAGCTGGACCTCAGGAAtgatgttttgcctcattaagACATTTGGTCTCCATGTGGTCCACTGATCCTGATGAGCTCAGTGTTAATGccggaaaagaacaaaaacaaatacacacacacacacacttttgccCCCAAATTTAAACACAGCTACTATATACCATAACTCAAAACTccaaatatgaataaatgaatgtagGGACATTATGTAGTTTATACTAAAAACAAACTACTACATGTAAAGACTGTGAAAGAATACAAAGAAGGATTACAATGAAAAGAGCAAGGATAAAAACAATGCGATTGATCAGTGTTCTCAGCGCAGTGAATGTGGATTTCATTGAATAAAATGTCCTAAATCGTTCAGCAGTAGTTTCTCTAGAGGGCGCTAAAGTTCTACATCTGAAGACTCCACCAGTCACACACTCTCATCCAGCCTGTCAGAGGCTAAAAGCAACTCTAAAGATTAAAGTTTTCATCAAGCAAACAgggattttatttcatttattttgtattattttattttattttgttaggTTCATGTAAAAGCTCGACAATGATTATCTGCACTGACAGCTCTGATGTCTGTGATTAAATGTAGGCCTAAATGAATGGACAGGGCTCGGATGCTTTGAATCACAGCTACAACCATTGACTGTGACACTCAATGAGTAAtaatgacacacaaacatagaatCTGGAGCACAACACATCATAGTGAGGTCTGTGTGCGATGAGTCTTTCTGATGAAGTGTGGAAAAACCCCTCAGCTTTAATGGCCTTCCCCGCTGCAATACTTATGATGTCGAGATAACACCGAAAACAAAACATCCCAGTGATGATAAAAAATCAAGTAGGgtaaagaaggagaggaaacaatTCATCGGTGACCGTAATGGACTGTGTTCACACCCTCGTACAGTAATCAAACCCATTAGGCTTTTGGAAAAGCAGAGGTGCTCGTGATGAAGGTCGACCTGGGTAGAAAATTGAAATAATCACAATTCCATTAGCTGCCCGGTGTAATTACTTAATGCACAGAGTAGAGTGTATATAAGTGGGTGGGTTTTTAGAGTGGGGGCTTCACGAGGCGCCATCCTTACAATGGTGTCTTTtaataacaaaagaaaacctgaaatgGGAACCTGCAGATGTTGTTTCATAGTGTTCATCTGCACTGAAGCTTATGCTGAAGCCTCATATGAAAATACAAGGATTATAAAGAGAATTCAATCTGGACAAATCACATGCTTTTGTGTTGAAGTTCTCAAAGAGTCAAATTTGAACAGTTTGTACAAGAAACCATGAATCTGATCGTGTTTATCACGCCATCATAATGTCAGAGATTGTGTTTCACACCGTGGTGTTACCTGGtcatgtggctgcagcaggTTGGGACATGCCACTGGAGCCTGTATGTTAACGCTGAACCTGCTGTGGAGCTGAAATCTGCACTTGAACAGCGAACTATCAGACCTGGATCACTCCCCATTAGGGATGAATGTCCAACAGGCCGGGCAGCCCATCACATTTACATAAGCATCCATTCactcagcagcagtgtgaaTGGAGGGTCGAGTACATGACTGTCGGAGCGACGTTTGGCTCAATGTCCAAATAAGAGTGAAGATCACTGCATTTACATTGAAGCACTTTGTTTACACTGTAATGCAGTGATTTGCAGTGAagtcaacagcagcacaagtTAAACGACTAAAGTTACGAGCA is part of the Hippoglossus hippoglossus isolate fHipHip1 chromosome 5, fHipHip1.pri, whole genome shotgun sequence genome and harbors:
- the LOC117761830 gene encoding guanine nucleotide-binding protein G(i) subunit alpha-2, with translation MGCTVSQEDKAAAERSKMIDKNLREDGEKAAREVKLLLLGAGESGKSTIVKQMKIIHEDGYSEDECKQYRAVVYSNTIQSIMAIIKAMANLKIDYEEASRADDARQLFALSAAAEEQGMLPDDLANVIQRLWADSGVQGCFTRAREYQLNDSAAYYLNDLERIGKTDYIPTQQDVLRTRVKTTGIVETHFTFKDLHFKMFDVGGQRSERKKWIHCFEGVTAIIFCVAMSAYDLVLAEDEEMNRMHESMKLFDSICNNKWFTETSIILFLNKKDLFEEKIAHSPLTICFPEYTGPNKYEEAQAYIQTKFEDLNKKKDTKEIYTHFTCATDTKNVQFVFDAVTDVIIKNNLKDCGLF